One window of the Streptomyces sp. TS71-3 genome contains the following:
- the scy gene encoding polarized growth protein Scy, producing the protein MRGYERQERERAEVDHLARFEAEMERLKTEREKAVQHAEDLGYQVEVLRAKLHEARRALALRPAYEGADIGYQAEQLLRNAQTQADQLRSDAERELREARAQTQRILQEHAEQQARMQAELHAEAVNRRQQLDHELAERRATVESHVNENVAWAEQLRARSEQQARRLLDDSRSEADQALAAARAEAERLTAQARHRLTEEAEAARAEAEALLRRARADAERMLNTASSQAQEATDHAEALRTSTATESEQARLRATELSRAAEQRMAEAEQALREAQAEADKVLAQAKEEATTRLAGAEATNEQRTRTAKEQVARLVAEATKEVESSKAEAEQRIADARAEGERLIAEASDKARTVTAEETASQLAKAAHTAEEVVTKASADAKATTKAASEEAERIRREAEEESDRLRSEAHDIAEQLKGAAKDDTKEYRAKTVELQEEARRLRGEAEQLRADAVAEGERIRGEARREAVQQIEEAATSAEELLTKAKADAQEMRTTAQSESEKVRTDAIERATTLRRQADEAMERTHAETERLRTEAAEHAEQVKTEADRAAREKQEETDQALAARKEEADRELARRRAEAEERLVAAEQALKDARDEADRLRTEAREETDRLRTETSERVRALHAKAEEEAERLRTEAAADASASRAEGENIAVRLRSDAASEAEQLKSEAQDAADRIRSEAAAAAERVGAEAAEALAAAQEEAARRRREAEELLGSARAEADQERERAREQSEELLASARKRVEEAQAEAVRLVEEADRRATDMVSAAEQTAQSVRDSVNGLHEQAQEEITGLRSAAEHAAERTRTEAQEEAERVRADAYAERERAGEDATRVRREAQEEAEAAKSLAERTVTEAITESDRLRTEAREAANKRRSEAAEQADNLLAEATTESERLRAEAAETVGSAQQHAERTRAESERIRRDAVAEAERVSAASREEADRLLDEARKDANKRRSEAAEQADSLITEAASEADKLTSQARQAAQKTTTEAETQADAMVGAARSEAERRISEATVEGNSIVEKARSDADELLVGARRDSTSIRERAEELRERVTSEIEKLHDRARREAAEALKSAGERSDALVRAAEEQRAEAETKAAETLSEAKSEASSIRISAVKKAEGLIKEAEQKTADATRDAERMRAEAEAEAQRIVTEGKHELEVLARRREDINAEISRVQDVLEALESFETPGSGGGKSASGGSGGGSGSGGGVKAGAAAAATPSSGKSPES; encoded by the coding sequence GTGCGGGGCTACGAGCGCCAGGAACGAGAGCGGGCTGAGGTCGACCACCTCGCTCGGTTCGAGGCCGAGATGGAGCGGCTGAAGACCGAACGGGAGAAGGCCGTCCAGCACGCCGAGGACCTCGGCTACCAGGTCGAGGTATTGCGCGCCAAGTTGCACGAGGCGCGCCGTGCTCTGGCGCTCCGCCCTGCCTATGAGGGCGCCGACATCGGCTACCAGGCCGAGCAGCTGCTGCGCAACGCCCAGACCCAGGCCGACCAGCTGCGCTCCGACGCCGAGCGCGAGCTGCGCGAGGCCCGCGCCCAGACCCAGCGCATCCTCCAGGAGCACGCCGAGCAGCAGGCCAGGATGCAGGCCGAGCTGCACGCGGAGGCCGTCAACCGGCGCCAGCAGCTCGACCACGAACTCGCCGAGCGCCGCGCGACCGTCGAGTCCCATGTCAACGAGAACGTCGCCTGGGCCGAGCAGTTGCGCGCCCGCTCCGAGCAGCAGGCCCGCCGGCTGCTCGACGACTCCAGGTCCGAGGCCGACCAGGCCCTCGCCGCGGCCCGGGCCGAGGCCGAGCGGCTGACCGCCCAGGCCCGCCACCGGCTCACCGAGGAGGCGGAGGCCGCCCGGGCCGAGGCGGAGGCGCTGCTGCGGCGCGCCCGCGCCGACGCCGAGCGGATGCTGAACACCGCCTCCAGCCAGGCCCAGGAGGCCACCGACCACGCCGAGGCGCTGCGCACCTCCACGGCCACCGAGTCGGAGCAGGCGCGGCTGCGGGCGACCGAGCTGAGCCGCGCCGCGGAGCAGCGGATGGCCGAGGCCGAGCAGGCGCTGCGCGAGGCGCAGGCCGAGGCGGACAAGGTGCTCGCCCAGGCCAAGGAGGAGGCCACGACCCGGCTCGCGGGCGCCGAGGCCACCAACGAGCAGCGCACCCGTACCGCCAAGGAGCAGGTCGCCCGGCTCGTCGCCGAGGCCACCAAGGAGGTCGAGAGCAGCAAGGCCGAGGCCGAGCAGCGCATCGCGGACGCCAGGGCCGAGGGCGAGAGGCTGATCGCGGAGGCCTCCGACAAGGCCCGCACGGTCACCGCCGAGGAGACCGCGTCCCAGCTCGCGAAGGCCGCGCACACCGCGGAGGAGGTGGTCACCAAGGCCTCCGCGGACGCCAAGGCGACCACCAAGGCCGCCTCCGAGGAGGCCGAGCGGATCCGCCGCGAGGCCGAGGAGGAGTCCGACCGGCTCCGCTCCGAGGCGCACGACATCGCCGAGCAGCTCAAGGGCGCCGCGAAGGACGACACCAAGGAGTACCGCGCCAAGACGGTCGAGCTCCAGGAGGAGGCGCGGCGGCTGCGCGGCGAGGCCGAGCAGCTGCGCGCCGACGCGGTCGCCGAGGGCGAGCGGATCCGCGGCGAGGCGCGCCGCGAGGCCGTCCAGCAGATCGAAGAGGCGGCCACGAGCGCCGAGGAGCTGCTGACCAAGGCCAAGGCCGACGCGCAGGAGATGCGCACGACCGCCCAGAGCGAGTCGGAGAAGGTGCGCACGGACGCCATCGAGCGCGCCACCACCCTGCGCCGGCAGGCCGACGAGGCCATGGAGCGCACGCACGCCGAGACCGAGCGGCTGCGCACCGAGGCCGCCGAGCACGCCGAGCAGGTCAAGACGGAGGCCGACCGCGCCGCGCGGGAGAAGCAGGAGGAGACCGACCAGGCACTCGCCGCCCGCAAGGAGGAGGCCGACCGCGAGCTGGCCCGCCGCCGCGCGGAGGCCGAGGAGCGCCTCGTCGCCGCCGAGCAGGCACTGAAGGACGCGCGCGACGAGGCCGACCGGCTGCGCACCGAGGCCCGCGAGGAGACCGACCGGCTGCGCACCGAGACCTCCGAGCGCGTCAGGGCGCTGCACGCGAAGGCCGAGGAGGAGGCCGAGCGGCTGCGCACCGAGGCCGCCGCGGACGCCTCGGCGTCCCGCGCGGAGGGCGAGAACATCGCCGTGCGGCTCCGCTCCGACGCGGCCTCCGAGGCCGAGCAGCTGAAGTCCGAGGCCCAGGACGCGGCCGACCGCATCCGCAGCGAGGCCGCGGCCGCCGCCGAACGCGTCGGCGCGGAGGCCGCCGAGGCGCTCGCCGCCGCCCAGGAGGAGGCCGCCCGGCGCCGCCGCGAGGCGGAGGAACTGCTCGGCTCGGCCCGCGCCGAGGCCGACCAGGAGCGCGAGCGGGCCCGGGAGCAGAGCGAGGAGCTGCTGGCCTCCGCGCGCAAGCGGGTCGAGGAGGCCCAGGCCGAGGCCGTCCGGCTGGTCGAGGAGGCCGACCGGCGGGCCACCGACATGGTCTCCGCCGCCGAGCAGACCGCGCAGTCGGTCCGCGACTCGGTGAACGGCCTGCACGAACAGGCCCAGGAGGAGATCACCGGACTCAGGTCCGCCGCCGAGCACGCCGCGGAGCGCACCCGCACCGAGGCGCAGGAGGAGGCCGAGCGGGTCCGCGCCGACGCCTACGCCGAGCGCGAGCGTGCCGGCGAGGACGCCACCCGCGTCCGGCGGGAGGCGCAGGAGGAGGCCGAGGCCGCCAAGTCGCTGGCCGAGCGAACCGTCACCGAGGCCATCACCGAGTCCGACCGGCTGCGCACCGAGGCCCGCGAGGCGGCCAACAAGCGCCGCTCCGAAGCCGCCGAGCAGGCGGACAACCTCCTCGCGGAGGCCACCACCGAGTCGGAGCGGCTGCGTGCCGAGGCCGCCGAGACGGTCGGCTCCGCCCAGCAGCACGCCGAGCGGACCCGCGCCGAGTCGGAGCGGATCAGGAGGGACGCCGTCGCGGAGGCCGAGCGCGTGTCGGCCGCGTCCCGCGAGGAGGCCGACCGGCTGCTCGACGAGGCGCGCAAGGACGCCAACAAGCGCCGCTCCGAGGCCGCCGAACAGGCCGACAGCCTCATCACCGAGGCCGCCTCGGAGGCCGACAAGCTCACCTCCCAGGCCCGCCAGGCGGCCCAGAAGACCACGACGGAGGCCGAGACCCAGGCCGACGCCATGGTGGGTGCCGCCCGCAGCGAGGCCGAGCGGCGGATCTCCGAAGCGACCGTCGAGGGCAACTCCATTGTGGAGAAGGCCCGCTCGGACGCCGACGAACTGCTCGTCGGCGCCCGCCGGGACTCCACCTCCATCCGGGAGCGCGCGGAGGAACTCCGCGAGCGGGTCACCAGCGAGATCGAGAAGCTGCACGACCGGGCCCGCCGGGAGGCCGCGGAGGCGCTGAAGTCCGCCGGCGAGCGCAGCGACGCGCTGGTGCGCGCCGCCGAGGAGCAGCGCGCCGAGGCGGAGACCAAGGCGGCCGAGACGCTATCGGAGGCCAAGTCCGAGGCCAGCAGCATCCGGATCTCCGCGGTGAAGAAGGCCGAGGGCCTGATCAAGGAGGCGGAGCAGAAGACCGCCGACGCCACCCGCGACGCGGAGCGGATGAGGGCCGAGGCCGAGGCGGAGGCCCAGCGGATCGTGACGGAGGGCAAGCACGAGCTGGAAGTGCTGGCCCGCCGCCGCGAGGACATCAACGCCGAGATCTCCCGGGTGCAGGACGTGCTGGAGGCGCTGGAGTCCTTCGAGACGCCGGGTTCCGGCGGCGGCAAGTCCGCCTCCGGTGGCAGCGGGGGCGGTTCGGGCTCCGGCGGCGGGGTCAAAGCGGGCGCCGCCGCGGCCGCGACACCTTCGAGTGGCAAGTCCCCGGAGAGCTAG
- the mce gene encoding methylmalonyl-CoA epimerase, which yields MLTRIDHIGIACFDLDATVEFYRATYGFEVHHTEVNEEQGVREAMLRINGTDDGGATYLQLLEPVREDSAVGKWLAKNGEGVHHIAFGTPDVAADADGIRDKGVRVLYDEPRHGSMDSRITFLHPRDCHGVLTELVTSAQARGPQQGGS from the coding sequence ATGCTGACGAGAATCGACCACATCGGAATCGCCTGCTTCGACCTGGACGCAACGGTCGAGTTCTACCGCGCGACCTACGGCTTCGAGGTGCACCACACCGAGGTCAACGAGGAGCAGGGCGTGCGCGAGGCCATGCTCAGGATCAACGGGACGGACGACGGCGGCGCCACCTACCTCCAGCTCCTCGAACCCGTCCGGGAGGACTCCGCGGTCGGCAAGTGGCTCGCGAAGAACGGCGAGGGCGTGCACCACATCGCCTTCGGCACCCCGGACGTCGCGGCCGACGCGGACGGCATCCGCGACAAGGGCGTACGGGTCCTCTACGACGAGCCGCGGCACGGTTCCATGGACTCCCGGATCACCTTCCTGCACCCGAGGGACTGCCACGGCGTCCTCACCGAACTGGTGACATCCGCCCAGGCCCGGGGCCCGCAGCAGGGCGGGAGCTGA